GAAAAGATAGAATCAAAAGGAGTGAAGTCTGTCGTATCAAGGATTGTGAATCTCAAGGAGTTGAAACCGGACTTGACCATTGAGAAAATGAAAAAGGCGATGTACATGGGCTTCATCGAAGAATACGGTCACATAGACAACGTTCTTGACTTCGAAAGACTGGCGCTTTCAACAGACGTGTCTAGACTCTATGATAAGTATTCCTCAAAAGAATGGCTTCTTGGAAGGAGTCCGGAATTCAACTTCAGAATCGGTCATAGGTTTTCCTGGGGGGGAATAGAGATACTATTTACATCCAGAAAGGGGTCAATCGCTGATGTGGCGATCTACTCCGATTCGATGGATGTTGATTTCATTGAGCATTTGAGACAAGGTCTCATGGGAGTTGATTTTTCTAAACCAAGCATTTTAGAAGCTCTTCACAATCTTCCAAAGTGCGTTGAGAGAGACGATATTATTGATTGGCTACATAGAACAGATCTTAATTGAGAATTCAGTCTGAAATTAGACATAGACGCTGATCTGCCAGATAGTTCAAAGTAGATGATTTACCTTCATGGAGCTTCTGGAATCTCCGATCCTCTCTTGATAACTTTTATGAAATAAGCCATTCCCCTGCAAAACCGGCAGATTTATGCTCAACGTCAGGAAATCCCAACTTTTCTCCTCGATTTTCTGAATCTAACTGTGATTCAGTAAGGTGGAAAGAGAAACCTGAAGCTTGCAGGCAGTAGTATCGATTTGCCAAATTGAAAAGTCAGATCTGTGAAAGCTTTGGGAAGATGTTCTATAATGTAACTGAAGACTCAGGTCTTATCAGATTTTTTTATGTAATGCTAGATAGATCAAAAATAATTCGAGGATTACAGGAGGTTCAAAATGGCACGAGTAATGAAGACAATGGACGGTAACACTGCTGCCGCCCATGTTGCTTATGCTTTCACGGAAGTTGCGGCTATTTACCCTATTACCCCTTCCTCATCGATGGCTGAGCTTGCGGATGCGTGGGCAGCGAATGGAATGAAGAATATCTTTGGACAACCAGTTGACGTAATAGAAATGCAGTCAGAAGCAGGCGCAGCCGGCGCAGTCCACGGATCACTTGTTGCAGGCGCTCTTACAACAACTTTCACAGCATCGCAGGGATTATTATTGATGATTCCGAACATGTATAAGATTGCCGGAGAACTCTTGCCCGGTGTATTCCACGTCAGTGCTAGAGCAGTTGCCGGCCACGCTCTTTCGATTTTTGGAGACCACTCTGACGTTATGGCTACAAGACAGACTGGATTTGCTCTTCTAGCTTCGGGAGGTGTTCAGGAAGTAATGGATCTAGGTTCTGTGGCTCACCTCTCGGCGATTAAGTCAAGAGTTCCTTTCCTTCATTTCTTTGATGGGTTTAGAACATCGAGTGAAGTTCAGAAGATTGAGGTTATGGATTATGAAGACCTTAAGGGGCTTCTCGATTATGAAGCGCTAAAGGAGTTCAAAGACAGGGCTTTAAATCCCGATCATCCAAAGACCATGGGAACGGCACAGAATCCCGATATCTACTTCCAGGCGAAGGAAGCTTCAAACAGGTTCTATGATGCAGTTCCTGACATCGTTGCCGAATATATGAAGGAGATCTCTAAGCTAACCGGCAGAGAGTACAAACCTTTTGTTTACTACGGTGATTCCGATGCGGAGCACGTGATTATTGCTATGGGTTCTGTAACCGATACGATAGAGGAGACCATTGATTACTTGATGAAGAAGGGCGAGAAGGTAGGAGTCATCAAGGTTCATCTCTACAGACCGTTCGCAGCAAAGTACTTACTTGACGTCCTTCCGAAGTCGGTGAAGAGAATAGCCGTTCTTGATAGAACAAAAGAGCCCGGTTCTCTTGGAGAACCTCTCTACGAAGATGTCAAGACTCTCTTCTATGGAGATAAGAATGCTCCTGAGATCTTCGGTGGCAGATATGGACTAGGTTCTAAGGACACAACTCCTTCTCAGATAAAGGCCGTATTTGACAATTTGAAGCTTTCGTCACCGAAAGATCACTTCACAATAGGTATTGTTGACGATGTGACAAACACTTCTCTAGAAATCAAGGAAAAGATAAATGCTGCTCCAGAGGAGACAATACGCTGCAAGTTCTGGGGACTGGGTTCAGACGGCACCGTTGGAGCTAATAAAGACGCAATTAAGATAATTGGCGATCATACCGATATGTATGCACAAGGATACTTCGCATATGATTCGAAGAAGTCTGGAGGCGTAACGATTTCGCATCTGAGGTTCGGAAAGAAACCGATAAAGTCTACATACCTCATTGATGAAGCTGACTATGTTGCTTGTCACAAGCAGTCCTATGTGTATCAGTATGAATTGCTTGAAGGACTTAAGAAAGGCGGAACGTTCGTTCTCAATACTAGTTGGGATTCTGAAGAACTCGACAAGAATCTCCCTGGAGGCATGAAAAGATACCTTGCTG
The genomic region above belongs to Mesotoga infera and contains:
- the nifJ gene encoding pyruvate:ferredoxin (flavodoxin) oxidoreductase is translated as MARVMKTMDGNTAAAHVAYAFTEVAAIYPITPSSSMAELADAWAANGMKNIFGQPVDVIEMQSEAGAAGAVHGSLVAGALTTTFTASQGLLLMIPNMYKIAGELLPGVFHVSARAVAGHALSIFGDHSDVMATRQTGFALLASGGVQEVMDLGSVAHLSAIKSRVPFLHFFDGFRTSSEVQKIEVMDYEDLKGLLDYEALKEFKDRALNPDHPKTMGTAQNPDIYFQAKEASNRFYDAVPDIVAEYMKEISKLTGREYKPFVYYGDSDAEHVIIAMGSVTDTIEETIDYLMKKGEKVGVIKVHLYRPFAAKYLLDVLPKSVKRIAVLDRTKEPGSLGEPLYEDVKTLFYGDKNAPEIFGGRYGLGSKDTTPSQIKAVFDNLKLSSPKDHFTIGIVDDVTNTSLEIKEKINAAPEETIRCKFWGLGSDGTVGANKDAIKIIGDHTDMYAQGYFAYDSKKSGGVTISHLRFGKKPIKSTYLIDEADYVACHKQSYVYQYELLEGLKKGGTFVLNTSWDSEELDKNLPGGMKRYLAENEIEFYTIDATKIAMEIGLGTRINTIMQSAFFKLANVVPIEDAIKYLKDAIVKSYGTKGEKVVQMNYKAVDSGIEALKKIEIPESW